The following proteins are encoded in a genomic region of Streptococcus equi subsp. equi:
- the folB gene encoding dihydroneopterin aldolase FolB, translating into MDKIRLEACRFYGYHGAFKEEQVLGQIFVVDLELSVDLMAASLSDCLEDTVHYGLVFETVRQIVEEKTFTLIERLAGAICQELFAQFLPIKAIKIAIKKENPPIAGHYQAVGIELERKR; encoded by the coding sequence ATGGATAAAATCAGATTAGAGGCTTGTCGCTTTTATGGTTATCATGGTGCCTTTAAGGAGGAGCAGGTCTTAGGTCAAATTTTTGTAGTGGATTTAGAATTATCAGTTGACTTGATGGCTGCCTCTCTTTCAGACTGCCTAGAGGATACTGTTCATTATGGTTTAGTTTTTGAAACAGTCCGTCAAATTGTTGAGGAAAAGACCTTTACGCTTATCGAACGTTTGGCTGGTGCCATTTGTCAAGAGCTATTTGCCCAGTTTTTGCCTATTAAAGCGATTAAAATCGCTATTAAAAAAGAAAATCCACCGATTGCAGGCCATTATCAAGCTGTCGGTATTGAATTGGAGAGAAAGAGATGA
- the folK gene encoding 2-amino-4-hydroxy-6-hydroxymethyldihydropteridinepyrophosphokinase, whose translation MTLVYLGLGTNMGDRAGYLQAAVNALSKLPETELLRQSSIYQTAAWGKTDQNAFLNMACQLDTRLTSEALLAATQAIEQALGRVRHEKWGPRTIDIDLLLFGDEPYQSETLVIPHPYMTQRAFVLIPLLEIAPDVTLPGSQKSLRSYLDALEQSDVALWSHEYSNKFS comes from the coding sequence ATGACACTTGTTTATTTAGGCTTGGGAACTAATATGGGAGATAGGGCAGGCTACCTACAGGCAGCAGTTAATGCCCTATCTAAGCTGCCAGAGACTGAGTTACTGAGACAATCCTCTATCTATCAAACAGCAGCCTGGGGAAAAACAGATCAAAATGCCTTTTTGAATATGGCTTGCCAGCTAGATACTAGGCTGACATCAGAAGCTCTTTTGGCAGCTACGCAGGCTATCGAGCAGGCTCTGGGACGAGTTCGTCATGAAAAATGGGGCCCAAGGACAATTGATATTGACCTCTTGCTGTTTGGTGATGAGCCGTATCAATCAGAGACCTTGGTTATTCCTCACCCTTACATGACACAAAGAGCCTTTGTTTTGATTCCTTTATTAGAGATTGCACCCGATGTGACCTTACCTGGTAGCCAGAAAAGCCTGAGGTCTTACCTTGATGCTTTAGAGCAATCAGATGTAGCCTTGTGGTCACATGAGTATTCAAATAAGTTTTCTTAA
- the murB gene encoding UDP-N-acetylenolpyruvoylglucosamine reductase, translated as MIAELEGIDIRENEALKHYTYTQVGGPADFLAFPRNHYELSRIVDYANHNHIPWMVLGNASNLIVRDGGIRGFVIMFDKLNAVRLNGYTLEAEAGANLIETTKVAKFHSLTGFEFACGIPGSIGGAVFMNAGAYGGEIAHIFLSAKVLTPEGKIKKISAREMAFGYRHSVIQETGDIVISAKFALKPGNHDSICQEMNRLNHLRKLKQPLEFPSCGSVFKRPPGHFAGQLIMDANLKGHRVGGVEVSKKHAGFMINVADGSAKDYEDLIAHVIRTVEQASGVRLEPEVRIIGESL; from the coding sequence ATGATAGCTGAACTTGAAGGCATTGATATTCGAGAGAATGAAGCCTTAAAACATTACACCTATACCCAAGTAGGCGGTCCAGCAGATTTCTTGGCTTTTCCTAGAAATCATTACGAACTATCCCGTATTGTTGATTATGCCAATCATAATCATATTCCTTGGATGGTCCTTGGAAATGCCAGTAATCTCATTGTTCGAGACGGTGGTATTCGTGGCTTTGTTATCATGTTTGATAAGCTCAACGCCGTCCGCCTTAATGGTTATACCTTGGAGGCAGAGGCAGGCGCTAACCTCATTGAAACAACAAAAGTTGCCAAATTTCATAGCTTAACAGGCTTTGAATTTGCTTGTGGCATTCCTGGAAGCATAGGGGGTGCTGTTTTTATGAATGCAGGTGCTTATGGTGGAGAGATTGCTCATATTTTTTTGTCGGCCAAGGTCTTGACACCAGAAGGGAAAATAAAAAAGATCTCAGCCAGAGAGATGGCCTTTGGCTATCGTCACTCTGTCATTCAAGAAACTGGTGATATTGTGATTTCAGCCAAGTTTGCTTTAAAACCGGGTAATCATGACAGTATTTGTCAGGAGATGAATCGCCTCAACCACCTTCGAAAGCTCAAGCAGCCCTTAGAATTTCCCTCTTGTGGGTCCGTTTTTAAGCGTCCTCCTGGGCATTTTGCAGGGCAATTGATTATGGACGCTAACCTAAAAGGGCATCGTGTTGGCGGTGTTGAGGTCTCTAAAAAGCATGCAGGCTTTATGATTAATGTTGCTGATGGCTCTGCCAAGGATTATGAGGACTTAATTGCTCATGTCATTAGGACAGTTGAGCAGGCATCTGGCGTTAGGCTTGAGCCGGAGGTTCGTATTATTGGTGAAAGCCTTTAA